The following are from one region of the Camelus ferus isolate YT-003-E chromosome 13, BCGSAC_Cfer_1.0, whole genome shotgun sequence genome:
- the SH3D21 gene encoding SH3 domain-containing protein 21 isoform X6, with translation MVQSELQLLPGTGGRAEAASGGDCGSDKGGLGNPHKPSVSLDPQRPPKLSSLTYDSPPDYLRTVSHPETYRVLFDYHPEAPDELALRRGDEVKVLRKTTEDKGWWEGESQGRRGVFPDNFVLPPPPIKKLAPRKVVSRESAAIKELKKMMPKTALPTVKKLVTAPTGPSKAKPSWTPSGDGQKRPSRNSRPALTGSSGSFLSGGPGHPGRRRSKIQAPQQRSAANQGEEQSSLTKAPHVNKTLTLDKAPGPEKTLSLNKAPGPEETPSQDKAPGPEETPSLDKAPGPEETPSQDKAPGPEETPSQDKAPGPEETPSQDKAPSPEETLTPDKVTTLEETPALEDDTPSPDRVFSVHEAPASEVPPEDGAPYPKMAPLEDEASTLGKVLTQEQVLSEGASTRDNTQLYHFSSEEALPNARSLEASEAQSQEEFHMPEAPSLCVGKHPLDKRDSSPLQCESKSKPGSMPALEKAHPQEEAAILLGEAPVKDETTPKEEKAPKEEVPPEEEVPPKEKEADRHLGGAEERKGETPVAGGSGEAEDSGVPYPGLHPRADADADADALRVGPGGTTAGPGARSGSGHPHPCTRGLWETQESKLCRVRVPRRPGLCGAGAGPAGPWRSWRSWPSAFLAVAPGHIWPTCGSHYRSQGPRAAIFIHRMAGEKGEWGCLLRTPAPR, from the exons ATGGTGCAAAGTGAACTTCAGCTACTGCCCGGAACAGGCGGACGAGCTGAAGCTGCAAGCGGGGGAGACTGTGGAAGTGATAAAGGAG GCCTTGGTAACCCACACAAGCCTTCAGTCAGCCTCGATCCCCAGAGACCTCCCAAG CTGAGCAGCCTGACCTATGACAGCCCTCCAGATTACCTGCGGACAG TTTCCCACCCTGAGACATACAGGGTCCTGTTTGACTACCATCCTGAGGCCCCAGACGAGTTGGCGCTTCGGAGGGGGGACGAAGTGAAAGTACTGAGGAAG ACCACAGAGGATAAGGGCTGGTGGGAAGGAGAGTCTCAAGGCAGAAGAGGAGTCTTCCCAGATAACTttgtgctccccccacccccg ATCAAGAAGCTGGCCCCACGGAAAGTGGTATCCCGGGAGTCAG CTGCTATTAAGGAACTCAAAAAGATGATGCCGAAAACAGCCCTCCCTACTGTCAAGAAGCTGGTGACAGCCCCCACTGGGCCCAGCAAAGCCAA GCCATCTTGGACACCCAGCGGAGATGGTCAGAAGCGCCCGTCCCGAAACTCCA GGCCTGCTCTCACAGGCTCCAGTGGCAGCTTCCTCAGTGGGGGTCCAGGCCACCCTGGCAGAAGGCGATCCAAAATCCAGGCTCCCCAGCAACGCTCTGCAGCCAATCAG GGCGAAGAGCAGAGCAGCCTCACAAAGGCCCCTCATGTGAATAAAACTCTGACTCTGGACAAGGCCCCTGGCCCAGAGAAGACCCTGTCTCTGAACAAGGCCCCCGGCCCAGAAGAGACCCCGTCTCAGGACAAGGCCCCCGGCCCAGAGGAGACCCCATCTCTGGACAAGGCCCCTGGCCCAGAAGAGACCCCGTCTCAGGACAAGGCCCCCGGCCCAGAGGAGACCCCGTCTCAGGACAAGGCCCCCGGCCCAGAGGAGACCCCATCTCAGGACAAGGCCCCCAGCCCAGAGGAAACCTTGACTCCAGATAAGGTCACTACTCTAGAGGAAACTCCAGCTCTGGAGGACGACACCCCCAGCCCAGACAGGGTCTTCTCTGTGCACGAAGCCCCAGCCTCAGAAGTCCCACCTGAAGATGGAGCCCCTTATCCAAAGATGGCCCCTCTTGAGGACGAGGCCTCCACCCTAGGCAAGGTCTTGACCCAGGAGCAGGTGCTCTCTGAAGGGGCCTCCACCAGAGACAACACTCAGTTGTATCACTTCTCTTCAGAGGAAGCCCTGCCAAACGCCAGGTCTCTTGAGGCCAGTGAGGCTCAGTCCCAAGAGGAGTTCCACATGCCAGAGGCGCCCTCCCTCTGCGTGGGGAAACATCCCCTGGATAAAAGGGACAGCTCCCCTCTCCAGTGTGAGTCCAAGTCCAAGCCAGGGTCCATGCCTGCCCTTGAGAAGGCCCACCCCCAGGAAGAGGCTGCCATCCTCCTGGGGGAGGCACCTGTGAAGGATGAGACTACCCCCAAAGAGGAGAAGGCTCCCAAAGAAGAGGTACCCCCGGAAGAGGAAGTACCCCCCAAAGAG AAAGAAGCTGACCGACATCTGGGAGGAGCTGAAGAGCGAAAGGGAGAAACGCCAGTtgctggag GTTCTGGTGAAGCGGAGGACTCAGGAGTCCCTTACCCGGGACTCCATCCACGTGCAGACGCAGACGCAGACGCAGACGCACTAAGGGTGGGCCCGGGAGGGACTACAGCGGGACCTGGAGCGAGGTCTGGCTCCGGCCACCCACATCCTTGCACAAGGGGACTTTGGGAAACGCAAGAAAGTAAACTCTGCCGTGTACGCGTGCCGCGCCGGCCTGGTCTgtgcggggccggggcggggcctgcggggcCCTGGCGGAGCTGGCGCTCCTGGCCCTCCGCATTCCTGGCAGTTGCTCCCGGGCACATCTGGCCAACATGTGGCTCCCATTACCGTTCCCAAGGCCCGCGCGCGGCTATTTTTATCCACCGGATGGCGGGGGAAAAGGGGGAGTGGGGGTGTCTCCTTCGGACGCCAGCCCCGCGCTAG
- the SH3D21 gene encoding SH3 domain-containing protein 21 isoform X3, producing the protein MEVLVLAGYRAQKDDELSLAPGDLVRQVCKGPAQGWLRGELRGHCGLFPECLVQEIPETLRGVGDAPRPRCARRRGRPAKSPGPQRWCKVNFSYCPEQADELKLQAGETVEVIKEIEDGWWLGKKNGQLGAFPSNFVELLDSGPPSLGNPHKPSVSLDPQRPPKLSSLTYDSPPDYLRTVSHPETYRVLFDYHPEAPDELALRRGDEVKVLRKTTEDKGWWEGESQGRRGVFPDNFVLPPPPIKKLAPRKVVSRESAAIKELKKMMPKTALPTVKKLVTAPTGPSKAKPSWTPSGDGQKRPSRNSRPALTGSSGSFLSGGPGHPGRRRSKIQAPQQRSAANQGEEQSSLTKAPHVNKTLTLDKAPGPEKTLSLNKAPGPEETPSQDKAPGPEETPSLDKAPGPEETPSQDKAPGPEETPSQDKAPGPEETPSQDKAPSPEETLTPDKVTTLEETPALEDDTPSPDRVFSVHEAPASEVPPEDGAPYPKMAPLEDEASTLGKVLTQEQVLSEGASTRDNTQLYHFSSEEALPNARSLEASEAQSQEEFHMPEAPSLCVGKHPLDKRDSSPLQCESKSKPGSMPALEKAHPQEEAAILLGEAPVKDETTPKEEKAPKEEVPPEEEVPPKEVTPAQKNSHPIMLTPGPLVTSTLHSLVLQSPTDSESDRDDIKRLKDEVEALRGSLELMGVRLEKKLTDIWEELKSEREKRQLLEVLVKRRTQESLTRDSIHVQTQTQTQTH; encoded by the exons ATGG AGGTGCTGGTCCTGGCCGGATATCGCGCGCAGAAGGACGACGAGCTGAGCCTGGCGCCCGGGGACCTGGTCCGGCAGGTGTGCAAGGGACCTGCACAGGGCTGGCTGCGTGGAGAGCTGCGGGGCCACTGTGgtctcttccccgagtgcctgGTGCAG GAGATCCCAGAGACTCTGCGCGGCGTTGGGGACGCGCCGAGACCGCGCTGTGCGCGCCGCCGAG GTCGCCCCGCCAAATCTCCGGGCCCCCAAAGATGGTGCAAAGTGAACTTCAGCTACTGCCCGGAACAGGCGGACGAGCTGAAGCTGCAAGCGGGGGAGACTGTGGAAGTGATAAAGGAG attGAGGACGGATGGTGGCTGGGGAAGAAGAATGGGCAGCTGGGAGCCTTCCCGTCCAACTTTGTGGAGTTGCTGGACAGTGGGCCCCCAA GCCTTGGTAACCCACACAAGCCTTCAGTCAGCCTCGATCCCCAGAGACCTCCCAAG CTGAGCAGCCTGACCTATGACAGCCCTCCAGATTACCTGCGGACAG TTTCCCACCCTGAGACATACAGGGTCCTGTTTGACTACCATCCTGAGGCCCCAGACGAGTTGGCGCTTCGGAGGGGGGACGAAGTGAAAGTACTGAGGAAG ACCACAGAGGATAAGGGCTGGTGGGAAGGAGAGTCTCAAGGCAGAAGAGGAGTCTTCCCAGATAACTttgtgctccccccacccccg ATCAAGAAGCTGGCCCCACGGAAAGTGGTATCCCGGGAGTCAG CTGCTATTAAGGAACTCAAAAAGATGATGCCGAAAACAGCCCTCCCTACTGTCAAGAAGCTGGTGACAGCCCCCACTGGGCCCAGCAAAGCCAA GCCATCTTGGACACCCAGCGGAGATGGTCAGAAGCGCCCGTCCCGAAACTCCA GGCCTGCTCTCACAGGCTCCAGTGGCAGCTTCCTCAGTGGGGGTCCAGGCCACCCTGGCAGAAGGCGATCCAAAATCCAGGCTCCCCAGCAACGCTCTGCAGCCAATCAG GGCGAAGAGCAGAGCAGCCTCACAAAGGCCCCTCATGTGAATAAAACTCTGACTCTGGACAAGGCCCCTGGCCCAGAGAAGACCCTGTCTCTGAACAAGGCCCCCGGCCCAGAAGAGACCCCGTCTCAGGACAAGGCCCCCGGCCCAGAGGAGACCCCATCTCTGGACAAGGCCCCTGGCCCAGAAGAGACCCCGTCTCAGGACAAGGCCCCCGGCCCAGAGGAGACCCCGTCTCAGGACAAGGCCCCCGGCCCAGAGGAGACCCCATCTCAGGACAAGGCCCCCAGCCCAGAGGAAACCTTGACTCCAGATAAGGTCACTACTCTAGAGGAAACTCCAGCTCTGGAGGACGACACCCCCAGCCCAGACAGGGTCTTCTCTGTGCACGAAGCCCCAGCCTCAGAAGTCCCACCTGAAGATGGAGCCCCTTATCCAAAGATGGCCCCTCTTGAGGACGAGGCCTCCACCCTAGGCAAGGTCTTGACCCAGGAGCAGGTGCTCTCTGAAGGGGCCTCCACCAGAGACAACACTCAGTTGTATCACTTCTCTTCAGAGGAAGCCCTGCCAAACGCCAGGTCTCTTGAGGCCAGTGAGGCTCAGTCCCAAGAGGAGTTCCACATGCCAGAGGCGCCCTCCCTCTGCGTGGGGAAACATCCCCTGGATAAAAGGGACAGCTCCCCTCTCCAGTGTGAGTCCAAGTCCAAGCCAGGGTCCATGCCTGCCCTTGAGAAGGCCCACCCCCAGGAAGAGGCTGCCATCCTCCTGGGGGAGGCACCTGTGAAGGATGAGACTACCCCCAAAGAGGAGAAGGCTCCCAAAGAAGAGGTACCCCCGGAAGAGGAAGTACCCCCCAAAGAGGTAACCCCTGCTCAGAAGAATTCACATCCTATCATGCTGACTCCAGGGCCCCTAGTGACCTCCACACTCCACTCCTTGGTCCTGCAAAGTCCCACAGACAGCGAAAGTGACAGAGACGACATAAAGAGGCTAAAGGACGAGGTGGAAGCTTTAAGGGGGTCGCTGGAGCTGATGGGGGTGCGGCTGGA AAAGAAGCTGACCGACATCTGGGAGGAGCTGAAGAGCGAAAGGGAGAAACGCCAGTtgctggag GTTCTGGTGAAGCGGAGGACTCAGGAGTCCCTTACCCGGGACTCCATCCACGTGCAGACGCAGACGCAGACGCAGACGCACTAA
- the SH3D21 gene encoding SH3 domain-containing protein 21 isoform X4, whose product MEVLVLAGYRAQKDDELSLAPGDLVRQVCKGPAQGWLRGELRGHCGLFPECLVQEIPETLRGVGDAPRPRCARRRGLGNPHKPSVSLDPQRPPKLSSLTYDSPPDYLRTVSHPETYRVLFDYHPEAPDELALRRGDEVKVLRKTTEDKGWWEGESQGRRGVFPDNFVLPPPPIKKLAPRKVVSRESAAIKELKKMMPKTALPTVKKLVTAPTGPSKAKPSWTPSGDGQKRPSRNSRPALTGSSGSFLSGGPGHPGRRRSKIQAPQQRSAANQGEEQSSLTKAPHVNKTLTLDKAPGPEKTLSLNKAPGPEETPSQDKAPGPEETPSLDKAPGPEETPSQDKAPGPEETPSQDKAPGPEETPSQDKAPSPEETLTPDKVTTLEETPALEDDTPSPDRVFSVHEAPASEVPPEDGAPYPKMAPLEDEASTLGKVLTQEQVLSEGASTRDNTQLYHFSSEEALPNARSLEASEAQSQEEFHMPEAPSLCVGKHPLDKRDSSPLQCESKSKPGSMPALEKAHPQEEAAILLGEAPVKDETTPKEEKAPKEEVPPEEEVPPKEKEADRHLGGAEERKGETPVAGGSGEAEDSGVPYPGLHPRADADADADALRVGPGGTTAGPGARSGSGHPHPCTRGLWETQESKLCRVRVPRRPGLCGAGAGPAGPWRSWRSWPSAFLAVAPGHIWPTCGSHYRSQGPRAAIFIHRMAGEKGEWGCLLRTPAPR is encoded by the exons ATGG AGGTGCTGGTCCTGGCCGGATATCGCGCGCAGAAGGACGACGAGCTGAGCCTGGCGCCCGGGGACCTGGTCCGGCAGGTGTGCAAGGGACCTGCACAGGGCTGGCTGCGTGGAGAGCTGCGGGGCCACTGTGgtctcttccccgagtgcctgGTGCAG GAGATCCCAGAGACTCTGCGCGGCGTTGGGGACGCGCCGAGACCGCGCTGTGCGCGCCGCCGAG GCCTTGGTAACCCACACAAGCCTTCAGTCAGCCTCGATCCCCAGAGACCTCCCAAG CTGAGCAGCCTGACCTATGACAGCCCTCCAGATTACCTGCGGACAG TTTCCCACCCTGAGACATACAGGGTCCTGTTTGACTACCATCCTGAGGCCCCAGACGAGTTGGCGCTTCGGAGGGGGGACGAAGTGAAAGTACTGAGGAAG ACCACAGAGGATAAGGGCTGGTGGGAAGGAGAGTCTCAAGGCAGAAGAGGAGTCTTCCCAGATAACTttgtgctccccccacccccg ATCAAGAAGCTGGCCCCACGGAAAGTGGTATCCCGGGAGTCAG CTGCTATTAAGGAACTCAAAAAGATGATGCCGAAAACAGCCCTCCCTACTGTCAAGAAGCTGGTGACAGCCCCCACTGGGCCCAGCAAAGCCAA GCCATCTTGGACACCCAGCGGAGATGGTCAGAAGCGCCCGTCCCGAAACTCCA GGCCTGCTCTCACAGGCTCCAGTGGCAGCTTCCTCAGTGGGGGTCCAGGCCACCCTGGCAGAAGGCGATCCAAAATCCAGGCTCCCCAGCAACGCTCTGCAGCCAATCAG GGCGAAGAGCAGAGCAGCCTCACAAAGGCCCCTCATGTGAATAAAACTCTGACTCTGGACAAGGCCCCTGGCCCAGAGAAGACCCTGTCTCTGAACAAGGCCCCCGGCCCAGAAGAGACCCCGTCTCAGGACAAGGCCCCCGGCCCAGAGGAGACCCCATCTCTGGACAAGGCCCCTGGCCCAGAAGAGACCCCGTCTCAGGACAAGGCCCCCGGCCCAGAGGAGACCCCGTCTCAGGACAAGGCCCCCGGCCCAGAGGAGACCCCATCTCAGGACAAGGCCCCCAGCCCAGAGGAAACCTTGACTCCAGATAAGGTCACTACTCTAGAGGAAACTCCAGCTCTGGAGGACGACACCCCCAGCCCAGACAGGGTCTTCTCTGTGCACGAAGCCCCAGCCTCAGAAGTCCCACCTGAAGATGGAGCCCCTTATCCAAAGATGGCCCCTCTTGAGGACGAGGCCTCCACCCTAGGCAAGGTCTTGACCCAGGAGCAGGTGCTCTCTGAAGGGGCCTCCACCAGAGACAACACTCAGTTGTATCACTTCTCTTCAGAGGAAGCCCTGCCAAACGCCAGGTCTCTTGAGGCCAGTGAGGCTCAGTCCCAAGAGGAGTTCCACATGCCAGAGGCGCCCTCCCTCTGCGTGGGGAAACATCCCCTGGATAAAAGGGACAGCTCCCCTCTCCAGTGTGAGTCCAAGTCCAAGCCAGGGTCCATGCCTGCCCTTGAGAAGGCCCACCCCCAGGAAGAGGCTGCCATCCTCCTGGGGGAGGCACCTGTGAAGGATGAGACTACCCCCAAAGAGGAGAAGGCTCCCAAAGAAGAGGTACCCCCGGAAGAGGAAGTACCCCCCAAAGAG AAAGAAGCTGACCGACATCTGGGAGGAGCTGAAGAGCGAAAGGGAGAAACGCCAGTtgctggag GTTCTGGTGAAGCGGAGGACTCAGGAGTCCCTTACCCGGGACTCCATCCACGTGCAGACGCAGACGCAGACGCAGACGCACTAAGGGTGGGCCCGGGAGGGACTACAGCGGGACCTGGAGCGAGGTCTGGCTCCGGCCACCCACATCCTTGCACAAGGGGACTTTGGGAAACGCAAGAAAGTAAACTCTGCCGTGTACGCGTGCCGCGCCGGCCTGGTCTgtgcggggccggggcggggcctgcggggcCCTGGCGGAGCTGGCGCTCCTGGCCCTCCGCATTCCTGGCAGTTGCTCCCGGGCACATCTGGCCAACATGTGGCTCCCATTACCGTTCCCAAGGCCCGCGCGCGGCTATTTTTATCCACCGGATGGCGGGGGAAAAGGGGGAGTGGGGGTGTCTCCTTCGGACGCCAGCCCCGCGCTAG
- the SH3D21 gene encoding SH3 domain-containing protein 21 isoform X7 produces MVQSELQLLPGTGGRAEAASGGDCGSDKGGLGNPHKPSVSLDPQRPPKLSSLTYDSPPDYLRTVSHPETYRVLFDYHPEAPDELALRRGDEVKVLRKTTEDKGWWEGESQGRRGVFPDNFVLPPPPIKKLAPRKVVSRESAAIKELKKMMPKTALPTVKKLVTAPTGPSKAKPSWTPSGDGQKRPSRNSSSSGSFLSGGPGHPGRRRSKIQAPQQRSAANQGEEQSSLTKAPHVNKTLTLDKAPGPEKTLSLNKAPGPEETPSQDKAPGPEETPSLDKAPGPEETPSQDKAPGPEETPSQDKAPGPEETPSQDKAPSPEETLTPDKVTTLEETPALEDDTPSPDRVFSVHEAPASEVPPEDGAPYPKMAPLEDEASTLGKVLTQEQVLSEGASTRDNTQLYHFSSEEALPNARSLEASEAQSQEEFHMPEAPSLCVGKHPLDKRDSSPLQCESKSKPGSMPALEKAHPQEEAAILLGEAPVKDETTPKEEKAPKEEVPPEEEVPPKEKEADRHLGGAEERKGETPVAGGSGEAEDSGVPYPGLHPRADADADADALRVGPGGTTAGPGARSGSGHPHPCTRGLWETQESKLCRVRVPRRPGLCGAGAGPAGPWRSWRSWPSAFLAVAPGHIWPTCGSHYRSQGPRAAIFIHRMAGEKGEWGCLLRTPAPR; encoded by the exons ATGGTGCAAAGTGAACTTCAGCTACTGCCCGGAACAGGCGGACGAGCTGAAGCTGCAAGCGGGGGAGACTGTGGAAGTGATAAAGGAG GCCTTGGTAACCCACACAAGCCTTCAGTCAGCCTCGATCCCCAGAGACCTCCCAAG CTGAGCAGCCTGACCTATGACAGCCCTCCAGATTACCTGCGGACAG TTTCCCACCCTGAGACATACAGGGTCCTGTTTGACTACCATCCTGAGGCCCCAGACGAGTTGGCGCTTCGGAGGGGGGACGAAGTGAAAGTACTGAGGAAG ACCACAGAGGATAAGGGCTGGTGGGAAGGAGAGTCTCAAGGCAGAAGAGGAGTCTTCCCAGATAACTttgtgctccccccacccccg ATCAAGAAGCTGGCCCCACGGAAAGTGGTATCCCGGGAGTCAG CTGCTATTAAGGAACTCAAAAAGATGATGCCGAAAACAGCCCTCCCTACTGTCAAGAAGCTGGTGACAGCCCCCACTGGGCCCAGCAAAGCCAA GCCATCTTGGACACCCAGCGGAGATGGTCAGAAGCGCCCGTCCCGAAACTCCA GCTCCAGTGGCAGCTTCCTCAGTGGGGGTCCAGGCCACCCTGGCAGAAGGCGATCCAAAATCCAGGCTCCCCAGCAACGCTCTGCAGCCAATCAG GGCGAAGAGCAGAGCAGCCTCACAAAGGCCCCTCATGTGAATAAAACTCTGACTCTGGACAAGGCCCCTGGCCCAGAGAAGACCCTGTCTCTGAACAAGGCCCCCGGCCCAGAAGAGACCCCGTCTCAGGACAAGGCCCCCGGCCCAGAGGAGACCCCATCTCTGGACAAGGCCCCTGGCCCAGAAGAGACCCCGTCTCAGGACAAGGCCCCCGGCCCAGAGGAGACCCCGTCTCAGGACAAGGCCCCCGGCCCAGAGGAGACCCCATCTCAGGACAAGGCCCCCAGCCCAGAGGAAACCTTGACTCCAGATAAGGTCACTACTCTAGAGGAAACTCCAGCTCTGGAGGACGACACCCCCAGCCCAGACAGGGTCTTCTCTGTGCACGAAGCCCCAGCCTCAGAAGTCCCACCTGAAGATGGAGCCCCTTATCCAAAGATGGCCCCTCTTGAGGACGAGGCCTCCACCCTAGGCAAGGTCTTGACCCAGGAGCAGGTGCTCTCTGAAGGGGCCTCCACCAGAGACAACACTCAGTTGTATCACTTCTCTTCAGAGGAAGCCCTGCCAAACGCCAGGTCTCTTGAGGCCAGTGAGGCTCAGTCCCAAGAGGAGTTCCACATGCCAGAGGCGCCCTCCCTCTGCGTGGGGAAACATCCCCTGGATAAAAGGGACAGCTCCCCTCTCCAGTGTGAGTCCAAGTCCAAGCCAGGGTCCATGCCTGCCCTTGAGAAGGCCCACCCCCAGGAAGAGGCTGCCATCCTCCTGGGGGAGGCACCTGTGAAGGATGAGACTACCCCCAAAGAGGAGAAGGCTCCCAAAGAAGAGGTACCCCCGGAAGAGGAAGTACCCCCCAAAGAG AAAGAAGCTGACCGACATCTGGGAGGAGCTGAAGAGCGAAAGGGAGAAACGCCAGTtgctggag GTTCTGGTGAAGCGGAGGACTCAGGAGTCCCTTACCCGGGACTCCATCCACGTGCAGACGCAGACGCAGACGCAGACGCACTAAGGGTGGGCCCGGGAGGGACTACAGCGGGACCTGGAGCGAGGTCTGGCTCCGGCCACCCACATCCTTGCACAAGGGGACTTTGGGAAACGCAAGAAAGTAAACTCTGCCGTGTACGCGTGCCGCGCCGGCCTGGTCTgtgcggggccggggcggggcctgcggggcCCTGGCGGAGCTGGCGCTCCTGGCCCTCCGCATTCCTGGCAGTTGCTCCCGGGCACATCTGGCCAACATGTGGCTCCCATTACCGTTCCCAAGGCCCGCGCGCGGCTATTTTTATCCACCGGATGGCGGGGGAAAAGGGGGAGTGGGGGTGTCTCCTTCGGACGCCAGCCCCGCGCTAG
- the SH3D21 gene encoding SH3 domain-containing protein 21 isoform X9 has translation MVQSELQLLPGTGGRAEAASGGDCGSDKGGLGNPHKPSVSLDPQRPPKTTEDKGWWEGESQGRRGVFPDNFVLPPPPIKKLAPRKVVSRESAAIKELKKMMPKTALPTVKKLVTAPTGPSKAKPSWTPSGDGQKRPSRNSRPALTGSSGSFLSGGPGHPGRRRSKIQAPQQRSAANQGEEQSSLTKAPHVNKTLTLDKAPGPEKTLSLNKAPGPEETPSQDKAPGPEETPSLDKAPGPEETPSQDKAPGPEETPSQDKAPGPEETPSQDKAPSPEETLTPDKVTTLEETPALEDDTPSPDRVFSVHEAPASEVPPEDGAPYPKMAPLEDEASTLGKVLTQEQVLSEGASTRDNTQLYHFSSEEALPNARSLEASEAQSQEEFHMPEAPSLCVGKHPLDKRDSSPLQCESKSKPGSMPALEKAHPQEEAAILLGEAPVKDETTPKEEKAPKEEVPPEEEVPPKEKEADRHLGGAEERKGETPVAGGSGEAEDSGVPYPGLHPRADADADADALRVGPGGTTAGPGARSGSGHPHPCTRGLWETQESKLCRVRVPRRPGLCGAGAGPAGPWRSWRSWPSAFLAVAPGHIWPTCGSHYRSQGPRAAIFIHRMAGEKGEWGCLLRTPAPR, from the exons ATGGTGCAAAGTGAACTTCAGCTACTGCCCGGAACAGGCGGACGAGCTGAAGCTGCAAGCGGGGGAGACTGTGGAAGTGATAAAGGAG GCCTTGGTAACCCACACAAGCCTTCAGTCAGCCTCGATCCCCAGAGACCTCCCAAG ACCACAGAGGATAAGGGCTGGTGGGAAGGAGAGTCTCAAGGCAGAAGAGGAGTCTTCCCAGATAACTttgtgctccccccacccccg ATCAAGAAGCTGGCCCCACGGAAAGTGGTATCCCGGGAGTCAG CTGCTATTAAGGAACTCAAAAAGATGATGCCGAAAACAGCCCTCCCTACTGTCAAGAAGCTGGTGACAGCCCCCACTGGGCCCAGCAAAGCCAA GCCATCTTGGACACCCAGCGGAGATGGTCAGAAGCGCCCGTCCCGAAACTCCA GGCCTGCTCTCACAGGCTCCAGTGGCAGCTTCCTCAGTGGGGGTCCAGGCCACCCTGGCAGAAGGCGATCCAAAATCCAGGCTCCCCAGCAACGCTCTGCAGCCAATCAG GGCGAAGAGCAGAGCAGCCTCACAAAGGCCCCTCATGTGAATAAAACTCTGACTCTGGACAAGGCCCCTGGCCCAGAGAAGACCCTGTCTCTGAACAAGGCCCCCGGCCCAGAAGAGACCCCGTCTCAGGACAAGGCCCCCGGCCCAGAGGAGACCCCATCTCTGGACAAGGCCCCTGGCCCAGAAGAGACCCCGTCTCAGGACAAGGCCCCCGGCCCAGAGGAGACCCCGTCTCAGGACAAGGCCCCCGGCCCAGAGGAGACCCCATCTCAGGACAAGGCCCCCAGCCCAGAGGAAACCTTGACTCCAGATAAGGTCACTACTCTAGAGGAAACTCCAGCTCTGGAGGACGACACCCCCAGCCCAGACAGGGTCTTCTCTGTGCACGAAGCCCCAGCCTCAGAAGTCCCACCTGAAGATGGAGCCCCTTATCCAAAGATGGCCCCTCTTGAGGACGAGGCCTCCACCCTAGGCAAGGTCTTGACCCAGGAGCAGGTGCTCTCTGAAGGGGCCTCCACCAGAGACAACACTCAGTTGTATCACTTCTCTTCAGAGGAAGCCCTGCCAAACGCCAGGTCTCTTGAGGCCAGTGAGGCTCAGTCCCAAGAGGAGTTCCACATGCCAGAGGCGCCCTCCCTCTGCGTGGGGAAACATCCCCTGGATAAAAGGGACAGCTCCCCTCTCCAGTGTGAGTCCAAGTCCAAGCCAGGGTCCATGCCTGCCCTTGAGAAGGCCCACCCCCAGGAAGAGGCTGCCATCCTCCTGGGGGAGGCACCTGTGAAGGATGAGACTACCCCCAAAGAGGAGAAGGCTCCCAAAGAAGAGGTACCCCCGGAAGAGGAAGTACCCCCCAAAGAG AAAGAAGCTGACCGACATCTGGGAGGAGCTGAAGAGCGAAAGGGAGAAACGCCAGTtgctggag GTTCTGGTGAAGCGGAGGACTCAGGAGTCCCTTACCCGGGACTCCATCCACGTGCAGACGCAGACGCAGACGCAGACGCACTAAGGGTGGGCCCGGGAGGGACTACAGCGGGACCTGGAGCGAGGTCTGGCTCCGGCCACCCACATCCTTGCACAAGGGGACTTTGGGAAACGCAAGAAAGTAAACTCTGCCGTGTACGCGTGCCGCGCCGGCCTGGTCTgtgcggggccggggcggggcctgcggggcCCTGGCGGAGCTGGCGCTCCTGGCCCTCCGCATTCCTGGCAGTTGCTCCCGGGCACATCTGGCCAACATGTGGCTCCCATTACCGTTCCCAAGGCCCGCGCGCGGCTATTTTTATCCACCGGATGGCGGGGGAAAAGGGGGAGTGGGGGTGTCTCCTTCGGACGCCAGCCCCGCGCTAG